The proteins below are encoded in one region of Apostichopus japonicus isolate 1M-3 chromosome 4, ASM3797524v1, whole genome shotgun sequence:
- the LOC139967056 gene encoding tyrosine-protein kinase Fer-like, with translation MNIRGKNCVAVEVWYRCLCSRNNIQFLTRKTDTDPERLSALSERLNTLQDNISQKENDLRILDEEIRHIPPESNTETAVLDLLTKQKDYQDLSLEILNLKSHKAKVEQQLSCLQEKFQGINPDQLPLGIDLKDQQSLGPIPQTPSSNKDVPLEDEAWYHGALPRQETEELLKQEGDFIARFKSDASGQYVLSCRSADKQRLYPIVKQDDSTY, from the exons ATGAATATTAGAGGGAAAAACTGTGTTGCCGTTGAAGTGTGGTACCGCTGTCTATGTTCAAGGAACAacatacaattcttgacaaggaagactGATACAGATCCTGAAAG ACTGTCTGCGCTGAGTGAACGACTAAATACACTACAAGATAACATTAGccagaaagaaaatgatttacGGATCTTAGACGAGGAGATAAGACACATTCCTCCAGAATCAAACACAGAAACTGCTGTCTTGGA CCTGCTTACAAAACAGAAAGATTACCAAGATCTCTCTCTCGAAATCTTAAACTTGAAGAGCCACAAAGCTAAAGTAGAGCAGCAATTGTCCTGCCTCCAGGAAAAGTTTCAAGGAATCAACCCGGACCAACTGCCGTTAGGGATAGACTTGAAGGACCAGCAATCCCTGGGACCGATACCCCAGACT CCGAGCTCCAACAAGGACGTGCCCCTGGAGGATGAAGCCTGGTACCACGGTGCCCTGCCGAGACAAGAGACGGAGGAGCTGCTGAAACAGGAGGGAGACTTCATCGCCAGATTCAAGAGCGACGCCTCCGGCCAGTACGTGCTCTCCTGCAGGTCCGCCGATAAACAGAGGCTCTACCCGATCGTAAAACAAGACGATAGTACG TATTGA
- the LOC139967120 gene encoding tyrosine-protein kinase Fer-like — protein MSTQTQVTKASNAMIRNPISKVKDEHDLRHEDILLDTKLGQGHFGDIHKATFKNKPVAVKTCKATVDAAMRRKFLSECYILKNYNHPNIVKLIGMATDRHPIYIVMELVQGGDLLKLLRDDSKTLSVPED, from the exons ATGTCGACTCAAACACAGGTGACGAAAGCGTCCAACGCGATGATCAGAAATCCAATAAGTAAGGTCAAGGACGAGCACGACCTTCGACACGAGGACATCCTGCTGGACACCAAATTAGGACAG GGACATTTTGGTGACATCCACAAAGCGACATTTAAGAATAAACCTGTCGCCGTCAAGACATGCAAGGCCACGGTAGATGCCGCTATGAGAAGGAAGTTCCTCTCAGAGTGCTACATCCTCAAGAACTACAACCATCCCAACATCGTCAAACTTATCGGCATGGCAACAGACAGACATCCAATCTACATCGTCATGGAGCTTGTACAAG GAGGAGATCTTTTGAAGTTGCTTCGAGATGACAGCAAGACCTTGAGTGTCCCCGAGGATTAA